In Rhodamnia argentea isolate NSW1041297 chromosome 1, ASM2092103v1, whole genome shotgun sequence, the genomic window TTCTAACGACTTGTGCTATTTTGAGACGTTCTCAATTCAATCtgactttctcttctgactGATGTATAAACTCTAAGCCGGTTAGGGTGCATTTGGTAACATTTCTATTccagaaaataatttatgtttggaaataatttcttctatttctattttcaggACGAGTTTCTAAGCATAAGAACGGGTTTGGTAATTGTACAATTTTTTATACTATCAACATGTAAGAGAGCAGTGAACTAAACTCAGAATCCAGCAAGATTAATCTGGACAGCAACAAGCTATTTATTCTTCATCAAAATAGAACATAACAGAGTAGCAAGCAAGACTCAACCAGATCAACAGAGCTAACATTAGTCACCGTTAAAATTAACTCACATTTATCtataagaagatgaagatgaaaatccACATCGAATATTCGCCAAAGCATGGAAGTGATTTTCAGTCAAAtgtgaaaattggaaatttcctaCCACTTCTTGTGCAAATCAGCTAGGACGGCCCTCAGTCCGATCGGTTAGGGTGACCCTTTCCCAGATCGACAATGGCGGCCCAgcatatttgcaataaaatctATAATTTCACTCACTTTGAAGCCACGCCCATGCGGTTGAAGCTTGatttgatgatggtgatgaagaagagtGTTGATCTCAGTCACGCCCATGTTCTGCTTGTGAAGAAGTCATCTTCTCTGAGTTTGTGTTGATTGTGTAAATATGGCATTAGGCTACGCTAAGCTTGTTTCtctaaaatgacattgttcaTCTTTTTGTTTCTGCTCTAAATCTATACCCTGGCCACTTATCTATTCTgggaaatgaaaaatattaactgATGTAcacaaacaaatttctgttAGTTTTCTGTTTCGATGaacaaattaacaaaaaaatagagaaataaccAGTTACTAAATAGGCCCTTAATCTCTTTTCGCCAACATCATCCAAACAAATATGAGTTCTACATTTTTTTGCCATACAAAGCTTTACAAGGAGCTATCTTAATGCCGGAATGCTAGTCGTTAGTAAAAGAGAACTCCGCCAACTGTTGGTGTTCATCCCACAAGCAATCAAAATCGATAACCCATGATCTCAGCATATCCTCTAATGTCTGAATCGTTCTCTCTCACTATCCATCTATTTGTGGGTGAAAATTTGTACATAAATTGAGTTTAGTACTCAACGCTCCTTGCAATCTCCTAAAAAATTAGACATAATTTTAGGATATCTGTTTGAGACAATGCTCATTCGAACTCGATGAAGCCTCACTATCTCATTAGCATTCTCTTTTGCCATGTCTTCTAGTGAAAGGTCGAATCAATATGACAAAAAGTATACATATTTAGTTAATCAATTGACAGTCACCCATATAACCTTTTTTCCACTTTGCTTGGCTTCCTCGATAAACCGATGATAAAGCCCATGATGATATGCTCCCACATCTATTTAGGTATTTTGAATATGTGCAGCTATCCACCTAGTTTTTTATGCTCAATTTTTACTGGCTGGCAAATCGGACATTAATCGACAAACTTCAATGTATCATTCTTAATGTTGATTTACCCTAAgttttctctcaaatcctcaaTCATCTTAGCCAAAGATCCTCTTTAACCATTCTCTCTGTCTTCTCTCTGTCCATTAAATCATCATCTACAATCTTCTCTAGCTCGTCCATTCGGTAACGGTAACAAGTGGGCTTGTAGGAATTAAAGGGAAATAAGCCCAATTGCATGTCGCACTTAAGCCCAAAGCCCTTAGCCCACTCTCTCCTCAGCCCATATACAAAGCCGCCTCCTTCATATTGCAGGTTCGCTCGGTGAAAAGGAAGAGAAGCAGAGAGTGCGCTGccaaggaagagaaaagagaaaaattcatCGCGTACGCGCTCCAAGCATCTGAACGTTTCAAGCCCTTTGTTCATCTAATCAAAGGAAATTTCAGAATCATACTTGTTGaaactctctccccttttttgcCATTTGAGCATTAGCAAACTGATAAAACTGCAGCAAATGAGGGAAAGATCAAAGGGCATGAGCATTCGATGCGTTTAACCATATCCGATCATAAGGAAGGGTAGCATAAAACAGAATAGACAACTTATTTCCATTGAAATGGCAGCCAAGCCTTGTGCTACACATGAATAGAGGCCTAGAATAGTTTCTTCATATGGGATTAGCAATCTAATACATTTTTTCTCTTGCCGGAGCAGTTCCTGATGGCTATCGGCGCAGTTGGGGAGAGTTTAGATGGCACTGAGAATCGAAGAAGGACAAGGAGGTACCGGAATGTCCACCGTGCCCTCGAGCATCAGAAGCACCTTCTTCATTGAAGGACGAAGTGATGGCTCTTCCTGGATGCACCAGAGACCCACTTTAACCATTCTCCCCAACTGTCTTCTGTCCATTAGTTCATCATCTACAAGCTTCTCTAGTTCGCCGGCTCGAAAACGGTTGTAGACCCATTCTTCGAGAATGGCTTCCTCATCAGGGAGGTTCCAATACACACACCTTCGGCAGCAGATGATCTCCAGCAACATGATTCCAAAGCTATAAACATCCGCTTTCACTGTCACCGGCATATGCTTGTGCCACTCTGGCGCAACATACCCTCGCGTTCCTCTGATACTTGTCATGGTGTTTGTTTGATCAGGCTTCAGCAGCTTCGATAACCCGAAATCGGATATCTTCGCATGCCTATGCTCGTCAATTAGTATGTTCTGTGGCTTTATATCGCAGTGAATGATCTGGGTTTCGCACTCTTCATGTAGATAGAGGAGACCTCTAGCTATGTTCCGAGCGATTCCCATCTTCTCATCCCCACAAGGTCGTCTTTCTGGCGCAAAAAGCAGATCCGCGAGAGATCCGTTGCTCATGTACTCGTACACCAAAAGCCTGTGGTCTCCATCAAGGCAATAACCGAGCAGCTTGACGAGATTCCGATGATGCGTCCTTCCAATAATCTTCACCTCAGTTTGGAATTCACTATCCCCATCGGATGCGATCTTCTCTAGCTTCTTGACGGCGACAACCTCGAGGCCATTGGACAGCGTGCCTCTATACACTGTCCCAAATGCTCCCTTGCCAATCTGTTCGGCAAAATCCTTGGTCACTTTCTTCAGCTCTTCATAGGTATATAATCTGGGCGAAACGTTGTCCATCATTCTAGTGTTTCCCTCCTCGGAAAGCATTACGCATGCCCGAGCACGATACTTGGAAACAATGAATCCAGACAGTGCTAGTGTGACTAAAGCAAAAGCAACAGACGATGCAATGGCGATTACAACCTCTCTCCTAAAAGGCCTTCTCAATCCAGTCTCACCTACCTTGATGTAAAGCGAGTTCGACTCGGCAAGGTTTCTCCTGCCGTATCTCAGAGGGAGCCGCTGCATTGCACAGTTTCCATCTTTGTAGTTGTACATTACAGCTTCGCAATTGCAATCCCGCAGACATGCTTCTTGACATTCTTTCCCAGTCGAAAGTGTCAGTGAGGCATAGGTGGTGTTCTCCCACACTGTGTTATTGACCAGTTGAATGTTGTATCCAGGGACGGAGTCTGTTCCCTCGCAGGTTTGGGCGGTGACCTTCCTCTTGCAACCGGATCTCCAGTCACCGTCGTTCACAGGCGTGAATCCTGGGAGACACTCGCACTTGGCGTTCTGATCCATCATCACACAGAACATGTTGAACCCGCATGTGCCACCGGGGCTGCATTTGTCATTAGAAGATTCCCATTCCACGGACAAGTTGTTCCCCGTCGCATTGTAGGAGTACAGTCGCAAAATGCCATCCACATCGAGTCTCATAAGATGGATGATTCCTTCATCGGGAGGTCCCTTACTAAGggtgattttctttaaaatttcacCTGTTGTGTTCACCAGGTAGAGAGAACCATCATTATCGAGATGTAGTGTCGCATTGTTACTGACTCCAAAGGTTTCGGACGACCAGTAATAGTTCTCGCCCACCGGACTATCTATCGGATATTGCACGAGGTTTCCATTTGTTTGCATGTCAAGGCGAAAGATACCGGTCGATGGGTCGGTATAAGAAATGTTTGAAAACAACTGTTGGCCCGGTAATAATTGTTGCCCTGCCAAGAGGGTGTCGGTTGGCGAATCGAAACTCTGCCATATTTTGTCCCCCCTCTTGTTATACAGAACGAAATTGCCTGTATCGGAGAAGGAAGCCGAGACTGCCGCCTCGCTAGCACTGGCGACGGGCGTATCTTGCGCTTCTGCAGACTGCAAGACAAGTCTCCCGCCACCAGTGAAGAGTAGGGTGGCATTGCCCATGACCGGAGGGTTGTCTCGGTTGGCGGTCCAAACCACGGATCTGCCTAGAGTTACTCCAACCGAGTAACCACCTTCTCTCTGGTAGAATCCGAACGCAAAGAGGCCGGAAGGCGAGAGCCATGAGGAGTTGGTGGAGGTAGGGGTGAGGGATGCACCAAGGCTTATGTTTGTGTGTCTCTGTGAAGTTGCAGGTATGAAGATGAATGCAAATGAGAGAAGGATGGGAAGTGTAGCAACCATAGAAGGGAAGCGCTTGTAATGGAGGGTTGACTCAGCCATCAAAGCAAAGTGAGAACATGTAGCTCTTGAGCCTGTCTTAATGTTTGAACTTGTTTTTTGGTGTGTGAAGAATCAGCTCTTTGCTTGTACTTTATAGAGCTACGCATCTAGATCCAAAATTAATGTGTTTAGTGctgtttttctctctcatttacAGAGACCTTGACTCTTGGAAGGTCTGCTTTTGAGGTCAAGGTCATCTCGAGACTTCCAGTGTGTTAAGCACGGCAACGCGCTTGAAGACTTGAATTTTTCATTATGAATCTGCCGTCGAAAAGGAGCCACGTCTGTTTATCAAGGCAGTTAAAGAACGTAAAGTGGAAGGGaggaattttaatatttttcgatgtgAATAGAAAAGAGCACATGGAGCTTATTTACAAACTAAGGTAAACGcaatatcaaatataatcaatcaaggatatgcaatatcaaaaagatatttgcattgCTGACTAGAATCCTCCGACGAGCCACATAGGATTAGGTTATCAATAAAAAAAGCCAAGCAAGATTTCCGACAAAGCTCATCATAGTTGGAACTCAAATAAtcgttcttcaaaaaaattggcatcaaAGTAAGTGGCGTatacaaattttgacatttttggtGTCTTTCTGCCAATAAACAAGGGCTTTTTAACTTAACCAGCATTTACTAGACCTTGAAAATTTGAGGAATAGTTAGACTTGGTTGAAGGTTTCCATATGTTGACTATTTCTGTTGTGGAAGAACACCAAGAGATGCACCAATTCAAGCGTAAATCGAATATAtttatatcttatcttatccattaTTTGGTATAATCTGAATATGAATATAAACATTCTTGACTTGTACCATCTGGAGGTTTCTTCCGGAGCCGATGCTGCAGGTCTCTAGCCGCTCGTTGAGCCCGTTCGGCGGGAGCTCGAGGGGACGGCCTCCAGGGctaaaaactactctaacggTACATCTGTTTAATCTATACTTAAATGTCAAAGTGGTACTAGAGTTTGAAattctttctgaactttatcatTAGGTTAGCTGATCAGTTCGAAAAGCATCGATATTTTAGTCCGATATAGAATTCATAATGTTAAGAGGCAAAACCTGTATGCCCTCTCCTTCCATGACCGTTCAATGCGTTAAACCATATTCGATCATAAGGATGAATAGCATAAACCAGAATAGAGAACTTATTTCCCTTGAAATGGCAGCCAAGCCTTGCGCTACACACGAAAAGAGACCTAGAATAGTTTCTACATATGGGATTAGCAATCTAATACACTTTCTTTCATGTCGGAGCAGTTCGTGATGGCTATCGGCACGGTTGTGGAGAGTTTAGATGGCACTGAGGATCGAAGAAGGACAAGGAGGTATTGGAATGTCCACTGTGCCTTCGAGCATCAGAAGCACCTTCTTCATTGAAGGCCGAAGTGATGGCTCTTCCTGGATGCACCAGAGACCCACTTTAACCATTCTCTCCAGCTGTCTTCTGTCCATGAATTCATCATCTACAAGCTTCTCCAGTTCGCCCGCTCGAAAAAGGTTGTAGACCCATTCTTCGAGAACGGCTTCCTTATCAGGGAGGTTCCAATCCACACTCCTTCGGCAGCAGATGATCTCCAGCAACATGATCCCAAAGCTGTAAACATCCGCTTTCACTGTCACCGGCAGATTCTTGTGCCACTCTGGCGCGACATAGCCTCGCGTTCCTCTCATCCTTGTCATGGTGTTGGTTTGATCGGGCTTCAGCAGCTTTGATAACCCGAAATCGGATATCTTCGCATGCTTATGCTCGTCAATTAGTATGTTCTGTGGCTTTATATCACAGTGAATGATCTGGGTTTCGCACTCTTCATGTAGATAGAGGAGACCTCTAGCTATGTTCCGAGCGATTTCCATCTTCTCATCCCCAAGAGGTCGTCTTTCTGGCGCAAAAAGCAGATCCGCGAGCGATCCGTTGCTCATGTACTCGTACACCAAAAGCCTGTGGTCTCCATCAAGACAATAACCGAGCAGCTTGACGAGATTTCGGTGATGCGTCCTCCCAATAATCTTCACCTCAGTTTGGAATTCACTATCCCCATCTGATGCGATCTTCTCTAGTTTTTTAACAGCAACAACCACGAGGCCATTCGACAGCGTGCCTTTATACACTGTCCCAAATGCTCCCTTGCCAATCTTTTCAGCAAAATCCTTGGTCACTTTCTTCAGCTCTTCATAAGTACATAACCTCGGCGAAACGTCGTCTATCATTCTATTGTTTCCCTCCTCGGAAAGCCTTATGTGTACCCGAGCAAGATACTTGGAAACCAAGAATCCAGACACTGCTAGTGTGACTAAAGCAAAAGCAACAGATGATGCAATCGCGATTGCAACCTCTCTCCCAGAAGGTCGTTTCAATCCAGTCTCACCTACCTTGATGTAAAGAGTGTTCGACTCGGCGAGGTTTCTCCTGCCGTATCGCAGAGGGAGCCTCTGCATTGCACAGTTTCCCTCTTTGTACATCACGGCTTCACAATTGCAATCCCGCAGACATGCTACTTGACATTCTTTTCCGGTCGAAAATGTCATTGAGGCATAGGTGGTGTTCTCCCACACCGTGTTATTGACCGCTTGAATGTTGTATCCAGGAATGGGGTCTGTTCCCTCGCAGGTTTGGGCGGTGAACTTCCTCTTGCAGCCGGATCTCCCGTCGCCCCCATTCACAGGCGTGAATCCTGGGAGACACTCGCACTTGGCGTTCTGATCCATCATCACACAGAACATGTTGAACCCGCATGCGCCACCGGGGCTGCATTTGTCATTAGAGGATACCCATTCCACGGACAAGTTGTTCCCGCTCACGTTGTATGAGTACAGTCGCAAAATCCCATCCAGATCGAGTCTCATAAGATGGATGATTCCTTCGTCAGGAGGTCCCCTACTACGGGTGATATTCTCTAAAATGTCACCTGTTGGGTTCACCAAGTAGAGAGAACCATCAGTATCGAGATTTAGTGCCGCATTGTCACTGATTCCATAGGTATCGGTCGACCAGTAATAGGTCAGCGGACTATCTATCGGATATTGCACGAGGTTTCCAGTAATTTGCATTTCAAGGCAAAAGATACCGGTCGACGGGTCGTTATAAGAAATGCTCGAAAGCAATTGTTGGCCCGGTGATAATTGTTGCCCTGCCAAGAGGGTATCGGTTGGCAAATCGAAACTCTGCCATATTTTGTCCCCCCTCGAGTTATACAGAGCGAAATTGCCCGTGTCGGAAAAGGAAGCCGAGACTGCCGCCTCGCTAGCATTGGCGACGGTCGTATCTTGCACTTCTGCAGACTGCAGGACAAGTCTGCCACCAGTGAAGAGCAGGGTGGAATTGCTCATCACCGGAGGGCTGTCTCGGTTGGCTGTCCAAACCACGGTTCTGCCTAGAGTTACTCCAACCGAGTAACCGCCGTCTCTCTGGTAGAATCCGAACGCAAAGAGGCCGGAAGGCGAGAGCCATGAGGAGTTGGTGGAGGTAGGGGTGAGGGATGCACCAAGGCTTATGTTTGTCTGTCTCTGTGAAGTTGCAGGTATGAAGATGAATGCAAATGAGAGAAGGATGGGAAGTGTAGCAACCACAGAAGTGAAGCGCTTGTAATGGAGGGTTGAATCAGCCATCAAAGCAAAGTGAAAACATGTAGCCCTTGAGTCTGTCTTAATGTTTGAACTTGTTTTTTGGTGTGTGAAGAATCAGCTCTTTGCTTGTACTTTATAGAGCTACGCATCTAGATCCAAAGTTAATGTGTTTAGTGCTGTTTTTCTCTCACATTTACAGAGACCTTGACTCTTGGAAGGTCTGCTTTTTAGGTCAAGGTCATCTCAAGACTTCCAGTGTGTTAAGCACGGCAACGCGCTTGAAGACTTGAATTTTACATTACGAATCTGCTGCGGAAAAGGAACCACGTTTGTTTATCAAGGCAAAGCTTCGATCTTGTCAAAACAATGTGATTTGGTTGACCATCCATTGGTCAGTCGTGGGTCCAGGACTCGAAGTGAAAAGAAAACTTTCCTATCTTGTAGAGATACAAAAAGTTGATGAATcttaccaatatatatatatatatatatatataatgaacgTTCATAATTAACTCAAATCAGAATTGACAATCACAAAATTGATTGGTAGCTTATTCGTAAAGTAGTCGATAATCAATCTGATTAAGGTTGGTAATTTCTAAAAAGAGTtagtaaattataaaaattattaagaaaggTAGAAAAAAGGTGGCAACTCAGTAGGAAACTTGataaatttaaacaaaaaaaaaaacataagcatTGGAAAGCAACTCAAATGAGAATTCATTAATTGataacttaattaaaaaaaacctgGTAGGTCATACAAATAAACGGTGACAATTTACTCTAATGGTTGGCAAATTTAATTCATtcgtaagaaggaaaaaaaaacttggttATTGATAGGGAGaagtcttttttatttgtcaGACATAAGAGAagtaaacaattttttaaataaataaataagtaaacgTTTGTAAATAGCTCAAATAAGAATTAGGAGCATGAaattagttggtaatttaatcgAGAACCCAACGGAAGCCCAAGGGTACTAACTTCAATTAGAGTTACCAACCGGTAACCTCATTACTCTAATTGAAGTtggtaattttcaaattggtaaatttaaaaaagttggttagttaggaaaataaaaagtgttaattcaataaaaaaaattgatatttttcaaaaataaataaacaatgaCGAACAattcaaatgagagttgataaCACAAAAATAGTTGGTAAATTAGAAAAGAGTTGATAATTCACTCAAATAAAGGCTGGTAACTTTATGTAATAGATGGTAAATATTGTTGGTAAGAAAGGGATATAAAgattcctgaaaaataaaagaagattcATTTTTATTAAGTA contains:
- the LOC115733213 gene encoding G-type lectin S-receptor-like serine/threonine-protein kinase LECRK3, giving the protein MADSTLHYKRFTSVVATLPILLSFAFIFIPATSQRQTNISLGASLTPTSTNSSWLSPSGLFAFGFYQRDGGYSVGVTLGRTVVWTANRDSPPVMSNSTLLFTGGRLVLQSAEVQDTTVANASEAAVSASFSDTGNFALYNSRGDKIWQSFDLPTDTLLAGQQLSPGQQLLSSISYNDPSTGIFCLEMQITGNLVQYPIDSPLTYYWSTDTYGISDNAALNLDTDGSLYLVNPTGDILENITRSRGPPDEGIIHLMRLDLDGILRLYSYNVSGNNLSVEWVSSNDKCSPGGACGFNMFCVMMDQNAKCECLPGFTPVNGGDGRSGCKRKFTAQTCEGTDPIPGYNIQAVNNTVWENTTYASMTFSTGKECQVACLRDCNCEAVMYKEGNCAMQRLPLRYGRRNLAESNTLYIKVGETGLKRPSGREVAIAIASSVAFALVTLAVSGFLVSKYLARVHIRLSEEGNNRMIDDVSPRLCTYEELKKVTKDFAEKIGKGAFGTVYKGTLSNGLVVVAVKKLEKIASDGDSEFQTEVKIIGRTHHRNLVKLLGYCLDGDHRLLVYEYMSNGSLADLLFAPERRPLGDEKMEIARNIARGLLYLHEECETQIIHCDIKPQNILIDEHKHAKISDFGLSKLLKPDQTNTMTRMRGTRGYVAPEWHKNLPVTVKADVYSFGIMLLEIICCRRSVDWNLPDKEAVLEEWVYNLFRAGELEKLVDDEFMDRRQLERMVKVGLWCIQEEPSLRPSMKKVLLMLEGTVDIPIPPCPSSILSAI
- the LOC115731916 gene encoding G-type lectin S-receptor-like serine/threonine-protein kinase LECRK3; translation: MAESTLHYKRFPSMVATLPILLSFAFIFIPATSQRHTNISLGASLTPTSTNSSWLSPSGLFAFGFYQREGGYSVGVTLGRSVVWTANRDNPPVMGNATLLFTGGGRLVLQSAEAQDTPVASASEAAVSASFSDTGNFVLYNKRGDKIWQSFDSPTDTLLAGQQLLPGQQLFSNISYTDPSTGIFRLDMQTNGNLVQYPIDSPVGENYYWSSETFGVSNNATLHLDNDGSLYLVNTTGEILKKITLSKGPPDEGIIHLMRLDVDGILRLYSYNATGNNLSVEWESSNDKCSPGGTCGFNMFCVMMDQNAKCECLPGFTPVNDGDWRSGCKRKVTAQTCEGTDSVPGYNIQLVNNTVWENTTYASLTLSTGKECQEACLRDCNCEAVMYNYKDGNCAMQRLPLRYGRRNLAESNSLYIKVGETGLRRPFRREVVIAIASSVAFALVTLALSGFIVSKYRARACVMLSEEGNTRMMDNVSPRLYTYEELKKVTKDFAEQIGKGAFGTVYRGTLSNGLEVVAVKKLEKIASDGDSEFQTEVKIIGRTHHRNLVKLLGYCLDGDHRLLVYEYMSNGSLADLLFAPERRPCGDEKMGIARNIARGLLYLHEECETQIIHCDIKPQNILIDEHRHAKISDFGLSKLLKPDQTNTMTSIRGTRGYVAPEWHKHMPVTVKADVYSFGIMLLEIICCRRCVYWNLPDEEAILEEWVYNRFRAGELEKLVDDELMDRRQLGRMVKVGLWCIQEEPSLRPSMKKVLLMLEGTVDIPVPPCPSSILSAI